From a region of the Fischerella sp. JS2 genome:
- a CDS encoding sensor histidine kinase, with protein MGSMLPGGNTFSKVVYTSIEIGLILFGATFGYLQFWPLLLIVVLIRSCFLFEESGRYLLATLVFFLFLILKAKSVSSIAFSSSFSEQGIFWLNQLNHTFLFGVGLLFLLSLVNTVFTERQVQEQLTIAHKQLQQYVVQVEDLAVVRERNHIAHNIHDSLGHALAVLNIQLQSALKFWQVDLDQAHRYILESKQLGSFAMQEIRRSVNTLRVDVPKERSLQMAIAFLVREFHHVTGILPTTQLNLTSALPLEVSKTIYRIIQEALTNIYKHAEATAVHIQLSAIPEQVYLTIEDNGKGFQLDQQSMGFGLQEIQQRVTLSKGQFQIESELGTGCCITVRLPLSEFPSNTPQPLGSNRKNLTRLI; from the coding sequence ATGGGATCTATGTTACCTGGTGGCAACACATTCTCCAAAGTCGTCTATACAAGCATTGAAATTGGGTTAATCTTGTTTGGGGCTACATTTGGATATCTACAATTTTGGCCTTTGCTGTTGATTGTAGTGTTAATTCGCAGTTGCTTCTTGTTTGAGGAGTCGGGACGTTACTTGTTAGCTACTTTGGTTTTTTTCCTATTTTTGATTTTAAAAGCTAAATCTGTCAGCAGTATTGCTTTTTCCTCATCATTCTCAGAGCAAGGAATATTTTGGTTGAACCAATTGAACCATACATTTCTGTTTGGTGTGGGGTTATTGTTTTTGCTGTCACTAGTGAATACAGTATTTACCGAGCGCCAAGTTCAAGAACAACTGACTATTGCTCACAAGCAACTACAGCAATACGTTGTGCAAGTTGAAGACTTGGCTGTCGTGCGGGAACGCAATCATATTGCCCATAATATTCATGATTCTCTTGGACACGCTTTAGCTGTTCTGAATATTCAACTCCAAAGCGCTCTAAAATTTTGGCAAGTTGACCTAGATCAAGCTCATCGGTATATTTTAGAGTCCAAACAACTCGGTTCTTTTGCCATGCAAGAGATTCGCCGTTCAGTCAATACCTTGCGTGTAGACGTACCAAAAGAGCGATCGCTCCAGATGGCGATCGCTTTCCTCGTGCGAGAATTTCATCATGTTACAGGCATTTTGCCTACCACTCAATTGAATTTAACTTCTGCATTACCTCTAGAGGTGAGCAAAACAATTTACCGTATCATTCAAGAAGCACTAACAAATATTTACAAACATGCAGAAGCAACAGCAGTTCATATTCAGTTAAGTGCAATTCCAGAGCAGGTGTATCTGACTATAGAAGACAATGGCAAAGGCTTTCAATTAGATCAGCAGTCAATGGGGTTTGGACTGCAAGAAATACAACAAAGAGTTACCCTCTCAAAGGGTCAATTCCAGATAGAAAGTGAGCTAGGGACAGGCTGCTGTATTACTGTGAGACTACCTTTATCAGAATTCCCCAGCAATACACCACAGCCACTAGGTTCAAATAGGAAAAATCTCACTCGATTGATATAA
- a CDS encoding c-type heme family protein, whose product MLKNLKIGAKVNLLLILVFIISIFMTSTALSHLLQQRAQKEVTSKALILMRTMNSVRQYTQDRINPLLESRLETEAQFIPETVPAFSAIKIFEKFRNDEEYKNFIYREATLNPTNLRDKADRFETKIVESFRNNQTLKEITGFRSLPQGEVFYIARPLAIKQQSCLKCHSTIENAPKSLLASYGTEHGFGWQLNEIVAAQIISVPSQDVLEDAAHSWSLIMGLLIMIFATVIFLLNFLIKKIIIQRIRKMEKLAQKVSIGDMSADFEEKSNDEIGGLAVAFNRMKSSLEIALNLLHKEDN is encoded by the coding sequence ATGTTAAAAAACTTAAAAATTGGTGCTAAAGTAAATTTACTTTTGATACTAGTTTTTATAATTAGTATCTTCATGACGAGTACTGCACTGTCGCATTTACTACAACAGAGAGCGCAAAAAGAAGTGACCTCTAAAGCTCTCATTCTTATGCGTACAATGAATTCAGTTAGACAATATACACAAGACCGCATAAATCCTCTGCTTGAATCTAGATTGGAAACCGAAGCACAATTCATTCCAGAAACAGTTCCTGCTTTCTCTGCCATCAAAATCTTTGAAAAATTTCGCAATGACGAAGAATATAAAAATTTTATATATAGAGAAGCAACACTGAATCCTACTAATTTAAGAGATAAAGCTGACCGTTTTGAAACTAAAATCGTAGAAAGTTTTCGTAACAATCAAACGCTTAAAGAAATTACTGGTTTTCGTAGCCTTCCTCAAGGAGAAGTCTTTTACATAGCACGACCATTAGCTATTAAACAACAGAGTTGTCTTAAGTGTCATTCAACAATAGAAAATGCTCCTAAGAGTTTGTTAGCCAGTTATGGTACAGAACATGGTTTTGGTTGGCAACTCAATGAAATTGTTGCTGCTCAAATCATTTCCGTTCCCTCCCAAGATGTATTAGAAGATGCTGCTCATAGTTGGTCTTTAATAATGGGACTTTTAATTATGATCTTTGCTACTGTAATCTTCTTACTGAATTTTTTAATCAAAAAAATTATTATTCAGCGAATTAGAAAAATGGAAAAACTAGCTCAAAAAGTCAGCATTGGTGATATGAGTGCTGATTTTGAGGAAAAATCTAATGATGAAATTGGTGGATTGGCAGTAGCTTTTAATCGAATGAAATCTAGTTTAGAGATAGCTCTCAATCTGCTTCATAAAGAGGATAATTAA
- a CDS encoding phosphate/phosphite/phosphonate ABC transporter substrate-binding protein gives MFKLFYRRNFILFLVSLIVSACKTKSTLGGELTVGVINYSGGEEIISQYAKFNSYLGEKMKAYIQLEPVFNENQAIARLKEGAWSIAFTPPGLTALAISRYQYTPLFPLVGETNLRSIIVISQDSPLSDLKMLEGQTLVLGQPGSATGYYLPLYNLYGLTLAEILFAPTPKTVLEWVAQGKANAGAISVAELEIYASGFNSSQFRILFKDPHSIPPGVVLVGPNVERKNQEYIRRVLNEFPASLAQDVGYVPNGKVPDYGYMIEVVERVKAIASQLQKKPVRLF, from the coding sequence ATGTTTAAACTATTTTATCGTCGGAATTTTATCTTATTTCTAGTATCTTTAATAGTGAGTGCTTGTAAAACAAAATCGACACTTGGTGGTGAATTAACTGTTGGTGTCATCAACTATAGCGGTGGAGAAGAGATTATTAGCCAATACGCTAAATTTAATAGCTACTTGGGTGAAAAAATGAAAGCGTACATTCAACTAGAACCTGTTTTCAATGAGAATCAAGCGATCGCACGTTTAAAAGAAGGTGCTTGGTCAATAGCATTTACCCCACCAGGTTTGACCGCTCTTGCAATCTCTCGCTATCAATACACCCCACTTTTTCCTTTAGTTGGTGAAACTAATTTGCGCTCAATTATTGTTATAAGCCAAGATAGCCCACTCAGCGATTTAAAAATGCTAGAAGGTCAAACTCTTGTATTAGGTCAACCAGGTTCAGCAACAGGATATTATTTACCCCTTTACAACCTTTATGGTCTGACATTAGCTGAGATATTATTTGCACCTACACCCAAAACAGTTTTAGAATGGGTAGCCCAAGGAAAAGCTAATGCCGGTGCGATTTCAGTTGCAGAGTTGGAGATTTACGCCTCTGGGTTCAATTCTAGCCAGTTTCGCATCCTCTTCAAAGATCCTCATTCAATACCACCTGGTGTAGTTTTGGTAGGGCCGAATGTAGAACGCAAAAATCAAGAATATATTCGGCGAGTCTTAAATGAATTTCCTGCAAGTTTGGCTCAAGATGTAGGGTATGTACCTAATGGAAAAGTCCCAGATTACGGATATATGATTGAGGTGGTAGAACGGGTAAAGGCGATCGCTTCTCAATTACAAAAAAAACCTGTTCGTTTATTTTGA
- a CDS encoding LamG-like jellyroll fold domain-containing protein: MQPQWDNYLQTYTNKAYQYTTLVEHTGVLISFAMGSDRRIYYTVLDQQDEPNPIDARNWSSTPQELIFPNEITQVGFAILPNKVLPTVRSNGQPAINRLEIDFFRSTTARLTADAPFQALSDGQYIYIFRQSIDGNHPDNITVTNSDSSTPIPIVDRTLLVDRFILSGTQLKTAREVRYRRSRHKILKNGAKDTLGATDMDNRPFYEPTMELNFIRNLVDGRFTVLQLPTGIPDIKRWQIFAHNQQTNRIDAYNIERSADGFFNTQGTESPDAFAKMGYAETAIKLDADTYIAGKAQVLNKQEFNISAWIKPETTGVIYSEGTPAAVFQIRLVETQLNTDGQFLPGYGIQVTANSKTVTSAANAIKMGQWNHISISLAPAPDNINAPANSGMVKIQVGDAVVNGEGEDNQYLLFPTTAETTTYMVVGRNVGSLYGGSQPALPIVATVDELSIWERERSELEVRETKKFRKAGNEPGLLTYWQFDEGNGTTVYDRTDTLNNGIVEGQAEWVQSDAPVGDNPGIQRTSFGFGDRTVAGKGISAVLYYQQEEVPSGHDGTPAPIKQNARVLVAVATAQENDDNKKIAVLDFAVSKRGRLSQIPDNINLPLIDTKTKDPNTFINQIIQLEQTEIPNTQREIDSLNREIATQQATIQRLIIDRTNSERLRANLENGTGVTGYSQPQFTGASQRLGIGEHPTLRIAINSVKPDPGLYVILYEQPNFQGASRAQYEDENRLGGTYFLSNYMSARVRTTASFQNQLNTYNSQIDDYNQQITNIQTVIIPNLNKQLIAQTEHLQNLRARLADLRAQLQGKFAFPMRLIHIDPNGLNLVGGLLDFAWTNDAPQLFESANGMLRLYFRGDADQFFAVSYNTNVARASILLSNSVQLRERSPGLGRSEVKVIMASDANPDTTTVKITDGEDANTCNVTLENSLLQITETWQRVPRNPMGLARVLSGQARDVVYLGRLGAAVTGKVDTITLAEPATQRYEQGATLVIGVGTLTLRKAIAPGDKEVSISEITFTDTLPAGTTINLLEYDYDSYSSFSNTGTLMNAPYNLKFGSVLVEVAGVSNTGNIENIATRPLTGLSQPNAWISDTPGNALQIRSGHLSGDTNELSNQGDISLEAWIRPDKDISRNITWIVSQNSPTSRYSLGVQGKPVNSAFRFNGQSDYIQAANLNLANQSFTIEFWARRDSANLNAFFSTVLTQGRPTNNNQLHFGFRQNGVFTFAFYNNDLNTQPNVANDTNWHHWACTYDAQSRKRIIYKDGEMVVEDIATAAYQGTGALLIGVIENPNKQFYFQGAVDEIRVWGKVRSQREINDTKNCRLDGNEAGLRAYYHFEDGTASDRTGNTANDGQIFGSLPRVESGLTAYNVVAGVRNRYLSTTEPMWTTTWEHIAATYAEAYALRFNGVDNYLDCGNQVGLGVDNELTIELTVTLPNNNQMFHPLLQKGRIGRDNPELTAWLYVRRDSATNYSLCFGYEDNQQPRLIIASVNAPTPGTPVNIAVTGRQSDNGYTVNLYWNGQLKGTGSSSGKPVTSLQSWK, encoded by the coding sequence ATGCAACCACAATGGGATAACTATTTGCAGACATACACTAACAAAGCTTATCAATATACAACACTAGTAGAACATACAGGGGTATTGATATCCTTTGCAATGGGTAGCGATCGCCGAATATATTACACTGTTCTTGACCAACAAGATGAACCTAACCCAATTGATGCGCGAAATTGGTCATCTACACCCCAAGAGTTGATATTTCCTAATGAAATTACCCAAGTTGGGTTTGCGATTCTGCCTAACAAAGTTTTACCAACGGTGAGAAGTAATGGTCAACCTGCAATTAATCGTTTGGAAATCGATTTCTTTCGTTCTACAACCGCTAGACTGACAGCCGATGCGCCATTCCAAGCCTTGAGTGATGGACAATATATTTACATCTTCCGTCAGTCTATTGATGGTAATCATCCTGATAATATTACCGTCACTAATTCAGATAGCTCAACACCGATTCCGATTGTCGATCGCACACTTTTAGTAGATAGATTTATCCTTTCCGGTACACAACTCAAAACAGCTAGAGAAGTTCGCTATCGTCGCAGTCGCCATAAAATTCTCAAAAATGGTGCAAAGGATACTCTCGGCGCTACAGATATGGATAATCGTCCATTTTATGAGCCAACTATGGAGTTAAATTTTATCAGAAATTTGGTTGATGGACGGTTTACAGTTTTACAACTCCCAACGGGTATTCCAGATATTAAACGTTGGCAGATATTTGCCCATAATCAACAGACTAACAGAATTGATGCGTACAATATCGAACGTTCTGCTGATGGCTTTTTCAATACTCAAGGTACAGAAAGTCCAGATGCGTTTGCGAAAATGGGTTATGCAGAAACAGCTATAAAACTGGATGCAGATACCTATATTGCAGGTAAAGCGCAAGTCCTCAACAAACAAGAGTTTAATATTTCCGCTTGGATTAAACCAGAAACTACTGGTGTAATCTACTCAGAAGGAACACCAGCAGCAGTTTTCCAAATTAGGTTGGTAGAAACTCAGTTAAATACTGATGGACAATTTCTTCCTGGTTACGGTATTCAGGTAACTGCTAACTCTAAAACCGTGACTTCTGCTGCCAATGCGATCAAAATGGGGCAATGGAATCATATTAGTATTTCTCTGGCTCCGGCTCCAGATAATATCAATGCACCTGCAAATTCTGGTATGGTGAAAATTCAAGTAGGGGATGCAGTTGTTAATGGTGAAGGGGAAGACAATCAATATTTATTGTTTCCTACCACTGCTGAAACGACAACTTACATGGTTGTGGGGAGAAATGTCGGTTCTTTATACGGTGGTTCCCAACCTGCTTTACCTATTGTTGCAACTGTTGACGAATTATCGATTTGGGAACGGGAACGTTCAGAACTGGAAGTTAGAGAAACGAAAAAGTTCCGCAAGGCGGGGAATGAACCAGGTTTACTTACCTATTGGCAATTTGACGAAGGTAATGGCACAACTGTTTACGATCGCACTGACACACTCAATAATGGTATTGTCGAAGGACAAGCCGAGTGGGTACAATCTGACGCACCTGTAGGCGATAATCCTGGTATCCAACGGACAAGTTTTGGATTTGGCGATCGCACTGTGGCAGGTAAAGGTATCTCGGCTGTGTTGTATTATCAGCAAGAGGAAGTACCTTCAGGACATGATGGCACACCCGCACCCATCAAGCAAAATGCCCGTGTGTTAGTTGCGGTAGCCACAGCACAGGAAAATGATGACAATAAAAAAATAGCTGTTCTGGACTTTGCTGTGAGTAAACGGGGTCGATTATCGCAAATTCCCGATAATATCAATCTACCGTTGATAGACACAAAGACAAAAGACCCGAATACCTTTATCAACCAAATCATTCAATTAGAACAAACAGAAATTCCCAATACCCAACGAGAAATTGATTCTCTCAATAGAGAAATTGCTACGCAACAAGCAACAATTCAAAGATTAATTATAGATAGGACAAACAGTGAACGACTGAGAGCAAATCTCGAAAACGGTACAGGTGTTACAGGATATTCCCAGCCTCAATTTACAGGTGCTAGTCAAAGATTAGGCATCGGCGAACATCCAACATTACGGATTGCGATTAACTCTGTAAAACCAGATCCAGGTTTGTATGTCATCCTCTATGAACAACCAAACTTCCAAGGTGCTTCTCGCGCCCAATATGAGGACGAAAATAGATTAGGTGGCACTTATTTCCTGAGTAATTACATGAGTGCGAGGGTGCGTACTACTGCAAGTTTTCAAAATCAACTGAATACTTACAACTCGCAAATCGACGACTACAACCAACAAATTACCAACATTCAAACGGTAATTATTCCTAACTTAAATAAGCAGCTGATAGCACAAACAGAACATCTGCAAAACCTCAGAGCCAGACTAGCAGATTTACGCGCCCAACTGCAAGGTAAATTTGCTTTCCCCATGCGCTTAATTCATATTGACCCCAATGGGTTGAATTTGGTGGGGGGATTGCTAGATTTTGCTTGGACAAATGATGCACCGCAATTATTTGAAAGTGCTAACGGAATGCTGCGGTTGTATTTCCGAGGTGATGCAGACCAATTTTTTGCTGTTAGTTACAACACCAATGTTGCCCGTGCTAGCATTTTACTTTCTAATAGTGTGCAATTGCGGGAACGTTCTCCAGGATTGGGACGCAGTGAAGTTAAAGTGATTATGGCTAGTGATGCCAATCCTGATACTACTACGGTGAAGATTACCGATGGGGAAGATGCTAATACTTGCAATGTCACTTTAGAAAATAGCTTGCTGCAAATTACCGAAACTTGGCAACGAGTCCCCCGCAACCCGATGGGATTGGCAAGAGTGCTGAGTGGACAGGCGCGGGATGTGGTTTATCTCGGTCGTTTGGGTGCTGCTGTCACAGGCAAAGTTGATACAATTACTCTGGCGGAACCTGCGACTCAACGCTACGAACAAGGTGCAACCCTGGTAATTGGTGTAGGAACTCTCACCTTAAGAAAAGCGATCGCACCAGGGGACAAAGAAGTTAGCATTAGCGAAATTACCTTTACAGATACCTTACCTGCTGGGACAACCATCAACTTGCTGGAATACGATTATGACAGTTACAGCAGCTTCAGCAATACAGGCACGCTGATGAATGCTCCTTATAATCTCAAATTTGGTTCGGTTTTGGTAGAAGTGGCTGGGGTATCCAACACAGGTAACATTGAAAATATTGCTACCCGTCCTCTGACTGGCTTATCTCAACCCAACGCTTGGATTTCTGACACTCCCGGAAATGCGTTGCAAATTCGCAGTGGACATTTAAGCGGCGATACGAACGAGTTATCAAACCAAGGCGACATTTCCCTAGAAGCTTGGATTCGTCCCGATAAAGACATCTCTCGTAACATCACTTGGATTGTCTCCCAAAATTCGCCCACATCTAGATATTCCTTGGGAGTTCAAGGAAAGCCTGTAAATTCTGCCTTCCGATTCAACGGACAAAGTGACTACATCCAAGCCGCTAACCTGAACTTGGCGAATCAATCCTTCACTATCGAATTTTGGGCTAGACGAGATTCCGCCAACCTCAATGCTTTCTTTTCCACAGTTCTCACCCAAGGTAGACCTACCAATAATAACCAACTACACTTCGGTTTCCGCCAAAATGGAGTCTTTACCTTCGCCTTCTATAACAACGATTTAAACACTCAGCCTAATGTAGCAAACGATACTAATTGGCATCACTGGGCTTGTACTTATGATGCCCAAAGCCGCAAACGGATTATTTACAAAGATGGAGAAATGGTAGTAGAAGATATCGCTACCGCCGCTTACCAAGGTACAGGGGCATTACTAATTGGCGTAATTGAGAATCCCAACAAGCAGTTTTACTTCCAAGGTGCAGTTGATGAAATCCGGGTTTGGGGGAAAGTACGTAGTCAAAGAGAAATTAATGACACCAAAAATTGTCGTTTAGATGGCAATGAAGCAGGATTGCGGGCATACTATCACTTTGAAGATGGAACAGCAAGCGATCGCACTGGTAACACTGCCAATGATGGGCAAATTTTCGGCAGTCTCCCCAGAGTCGAATCAGGACTGACAGCTTATAACGTTGTCGCCGGCGTGAGAAACCGCTACCTCAGCACCACTGAACCCATGTGGACAACTACCTGGGAACACATCGCCGCCACCTACGCCGAAGCTTATGCTTTAAGATTTAATGGTGTAGATAATTACCTTGACTGTGGCAATCAAGTGGGCTTGGGTGTAGACAACGAACTAACAATTGAACTGACTGTAACTCTGCCTAACAACAATCAAATGTTCCACCCCTTGTTGCAAAAAGGTAGAATTGGCAGAGACAACCCCGAACTCACTGCTTGGCTATACGTCAGACGAGATTCGGCGACAAACTACAGCCTGTGCTTTGGTTATGAAGATAATCAACAACCACGCCTCATCATTGCTTCTGTTAACGCACCTACCCCTGGTACTCCGGTGAACATCGCCGTCACAGGCAGACAGAGTGATAATGGCTACACAGTTAATTTATACTGGAACGGACAATTAAAGGGAACTGGCTCTAGTAGCGGCAAACCAGTTACCAGTTTACAATCCTGGAAGTAG